In Carassius gibelio isolate Cgi1373 ecotype wild population from Czech Republic chromosome B20, carGib1.2-hapl.c, whole genome shotgun sequence, the following are encoded in one genomic region:
- the arhgap39 gene encoding rho GTPase-activating protein 39, translating to MAERLEWVEIIEPRTRERMYANLLTGECVWDAPAGVQIKRSGQDQWWELFDSKTSRFYYYNASTQSTVWHRPHSCDIIPLAKLQTLKQNTNTAPPTTTSASADNSPARSAISTTSSQEQEEKTSTAEEGDRFRWGTGTRERMLIKVSDREPSFLTQGNGYSSSSPRSRCSSSNAPSDPEATPLSLPDRPASQSPFLKRVDLGGTQRRCSGDSQPSSPRYAYEPPLYEEPPSEYQSPPIYEEPPTDMHCDQAFFGSDRSPARKPGLYHSPKQSPSPYGQLVLTRQRSSTPEKTPNQGDRDYNSSGRDYSSAGRDYSSSGRDYNSGMRDYSSGGRDYNSSGREYSPAGREYVKQLVYVEQSGSSPRFRTTERLLSYGTTSSNNLSAGFSYGGSFTLQHSHDLNGGNRKRKNRKPSLPGGEGDGMGSGLGAMITQARLAWEAQQMLHQRGGVSSDQGAKDGYESDGAMPLPLPGPVVRAFSEDEALALQESHWKRATLDRLAFPQMLLEKSLSVQTNLASPEPYLHPSQSEDLGACSQFEASRNARNMMPSASCGVFPEFTLRKPSSETDIENWASKHFNKHTQGLFRRKVSIANMLAWSSEPIKKPMIMTTDRTVKREAVELFKLVQTYMGDRRGKGEPLSVALEVAVRGWSCQGLRDELYIQLCRQTTENFRYDSLQRGWELMAICLAFFPPTPRFHNYLEGYICRHMDPLNDTKGVAISSYAKYCYRKLQKAALTGAKKGLNKPSMEEIAHARNAIFRPSMFGSSLEEVMSMQKERYPERQLPWVQTRLSEEVLSLNGDQTEGIFRVPGDIDEVNALKLQVDQWKVPTGLEDPHIPASLLKLWYRELEEPVIPHEFYEQCVLNYDSPAAAVNVVLSLPHINKLVLCYLIRFLQVFAQASSVSMTKMDVSNLAMVMAPNCLRCQSDDPRIIFENTRKEMSFMRVLIQHLDTSFMDGVL from the exons GTTGGAATGGGTGGAAATCATCGAGCCGCGCACCCGGGAGCGCATGTATGCCAACCTGCTGACGGGCGAGTGTGTTTGGGACGCCCCGGCGGGTGTACAGATCAAACGCAGCGGACAGGATCAGTGGTGGGAGCTCTTCGACTCCAAAACGTCCCGATTCTACTACTACAACGCTTCGACCCAGAGCACCGTCTGGCACCGCCCACACAGCTGTGACATCATCCCCCTCGCCAAACTACAGACCCTCAAGCAGAACACTAACACGGCTCCGCCCACCACGACCAGTGCCTCGGCCGACAACAGCCCCGCCCGCAGCGCCATCAGCACCACCTCAtcacaggagcaggaggagaagACCTCCACCGCCGAGGAGGGAGACAG GTTCAGATGGGGCACTGGCACCAGAGAGCGGATGCTCATCAAAGTATCGGATCGAGAACCCAGTTTTCTGACCCAGGGAAACGGATACTCCAGTTCTTCCCCACGTTCCAGATGCTCGTCCAGCAACGCTCCTTCCGACCCCGAAGCCACGCCCCTTTCTCTCCCCGATCGCCCGGCATCGCAGTCTCCGTTTCTAAAGAGAGTGGACTTGGGCGGCACTCAGCGGCGCTGCTCGGGCGATTCCCAGCCATCATCCCCACGCTATGCTTACGAGCCTCCTTTGTACGAGGAACCTCCCTCGGAATACCAGTCCCCGCCTATTTATGAGGAACCGCCCACTGACATGCACTGCGACCAGGCTTTTTTCGGCTCTGATAGGTCTCCGGCGCGAAAACCAGGTCTTTACCACTCTCCCAAGCAAAGCCCATCTCCTTACGGTCAACTGGTGTTGACGAGACAGCGTAGCTCAACGCCCGAGAAGACGCCCAATCAGGGGGATCGAGACTATAACTCAAGTGGGCGGGACTACAGCTCTGCAGGGCGGGACTACAGCTCCAGTGGGCGGGATTATAACTCAGGCATGAGGGACTACAGCTCTGGTGGGCGGGATTATAACTCTAGTGGGCGGGAGTATAGCCCCGCTGGGCGGGAATATGTAAAGCAGCTAGTTTATGTCGAGCAGTCTGGCTCCTCCCCTCGGTTTAGGACAACCGAGCGTCTGCTGAGCTACGGGACGACCAGTTCAAATAACCTCTCAGCCGGATTTTCTTACGGCGGCTCCTTTACGCTACAGCACAGTCACGATCTCAATGGTGGCAATCGGAAACGTAAGAACCGGAAGCCGTCTTTGCCGGGAGGAGAGGGTGATGGCATGGGGTCTGGACTCGGGGCGATGATAACACAAGCCCGGTTGGCATGGGAGGCTCAGCAGATGTTACATCAGCGAGGGGGCGTGTCTTCCGACCAGGGAGCGAAAGATGGGTATGAGAGTGACGGGGCGATGCCCCTCCCACTGCCTGGTCCGGTGGTGCGGGCGTTCAGCGAAGACGAGGCTCTAGCTCTACAGGAAAGCCACTGGAAGCGTGCCACCCTAGACAGACTGGCATTTCCTCAGATGCTGCTAGAAAAGAGTCTGTCGGTGCAAACCAACCTGGCATCACCTGAACCTTACCTTCATCCCTCGCAG tcggAGGATCTCGGGGCGTGTTCTCAGTTCGAGGCCAGTCGTAACGCTCGTAACATGATGCCCAGCGCGAGCTGTGGCGTTTTCCCAGAGTTCACGCTCCGCAAACCGTCCTCCGAGACGGACATCGAGAACTGGGCGTCCAAACACTTCAACAAGCACACGCAG GGTCTGTTCAGGAGGAAAGTGTCCATCGCTAACATGCTAGCGTGGAGCAGCGAGCCCATCAAGAAGCCCATGATCATGACCACAGACCGGACGGTGAAGCGCGAGGCCGTGGAGCTCTTCAAACTCGTCCAGACCTACATGGGCGACCGTCGGGGCAAAGGCGAGCCTCTGTCCGTGGCTCTGGAGGTGGCTGTGAGGGGCTGGAGCTGTCAGGGTCTGAGAGACGAGCTCTACATCCAGCTCTGCAGACAGACCACAGAGAACTTCCGCTACGACAGTCTCCAGAGAGGATGGGAGCTCATGGCCATCTGTCTGGCCTTCTTCCCCCCGACGCCTCGCTTCCACAACTATCTGGAGGGCTATATCTGCAGACACATGGACCCTCTCAACGACACCAAGG gagtggCGATTAGCAGCTATGCTAAATACTGTTACCGTAAACTGCAGAAAGCTGCGCTCACCGGAGCCAAGAAG GGTTTGAACAAGCCCTCGATGGAGGAGATCGCTCACGCTCGTAACGCCATCTTCAGGCCCTCCATGTTCGGCTCGTCTCTGGAGGAAGTGATGTCGATGCAGAAGGAGCGTTATCCTGAGCGCCAGCTGCCCTGGGTCCAGACGCGTCTGTCTGAGGAAGTGCTGAGTCTGAACGGAGACCAGACCGAGGGCATCTTCAG gGTTCCTGGAGACATCGATGAAGTAAACGCTCTGAAACTACAGGTGGACCAGTGGAAGGTGCCCACCGGCCTGGAGGACCCACATATTCCAG CGTCGCTGCTGAAGCTCTGGTACAGAGAGCTGGAGGAGCCGGTGATTCCTCATGAGTTTTATGAGCAGTGTGTCTTGAACTACGACAGTCCTGCAGCTGCTGTCAACGTCGTCCTCAGCCTCCCTCACATCAACAAACTGGTGCTCTGCTACCTCATCCGCTTCCTacag GTATTTGCTCAAGCCTCCAGCGTGTCCATGACTAAGATGGACGTCAGTAATCTGGCGATGGTGATGGCGCCAAACTGCCTGCGCTGCCAGTCGGACGACCCGCGCATCATCTTCGAGAACACCAGGAAAGAGATGAGCTTCATGCGTGTGCTGATCCAGCACCTCGACACCAGCTTCATGGACGGGGTGCtatag